A genomic window from Prunus persica cultivar Lovell chromosome G2, Prunus_persica_NCBIv2, whole genome shotgun sequence includes:
- the LOC18786473 gene encoding uncharacterized protein LOC18786473 isoform X2 — protein MEGRFADELYSESLQLSKLQLDPISNANSEQNLDRVELCRGDGSCDGFSDELDDTSEVTGEWMKIEEKTRYNQHHTVGYREGVIAGKEASSQEGFNIGFKQSVLVGYNWGLVRGVTSALANLPDGLREKLIETEDQITGLQGLYESVHSLSTTDALRLFNDEIMDKKAGEQSENADTSSLEAGLPEQIPDRSGLRNHFAELRSLLLESPAIKVHLDR, from the exons ATGGAGGGCCGTTTTGCTGATGAGCTCTACTCAGAAAGTCTACAGCTATCAAAACTACAATTGGATCCTATATCCAATGCGAACAGTGAACAAA ACCTTGATAGGGTTGAGTTGTGTCGTGGAGATGGTTCTTGTGATGGTTTTTCTGATGAATTAGATGACACATCTGAGGTGACAGGGGAATGGATGAAGATAGAGGAGAAAACAAGATATAACCAACACCATACG GTGGGTTACCGTGAGGGTGTTATAGCAGGAAAAGAAGCTTCTTCGCAAGAGGGATTCAATATCGGCTTTAAGCAATCGGTCCTTGTTGGGTACAACTGGGGTCTTGTCAGAGGTGTTACAAG TGCTTTGGCTAACCTTCCAGATGGTTTAAGGGAGAAGTTGATTGAAACAGAAGACCAAATAACTGGATTGCAGGGATTGTATGAATCTGTGCATTCTCTTTCAACAACAGATGCCCTTAGATTATTTAATGATGAAATCATGGACAAAAAAGCTGGAGAACAGAGTGAGAATGCTGACACCAGTTCCCTTGAAGCTGGTTTGCCAGAGCAAATACCAGACCGTAGTGGTCTAAGAAATCACTTTGCAGAACTACGTTCACTTCTACTTGAATCTCCTGCAATTAAAGTACATCTAGATAGGTAG
- the LOC18785015 gene encoding dentin sialophosphoprotein, which yields MVQRKVPSKLGIQADHVKFEKRLANLKTSSQFQDGKHRGADLKKKMKKSRSIKLSDIESLRSSPLRKNISQPGKPPPPSLNVPNTAAFPQKQPMNKTTYGSPNYMKPTSCSDARKEQSQVSVRNSPTIYSDSKNEHQRNSSSSKLSSASNHKPERTSTRTSSLKLVRTLIKSPSFKPARGSAKKSSRVALCADMNVQRATCSSTLKDTKFPDYLVINPGGTEAEGTSVMKVCPYTYCSLNGHHHSPVPPLKCFLSAKRRSLKTQKMMKRQALSPRGMKQSNDGVKEIDLQRMLFDDNDKNADPMKHEVGLDFFVEIYATRKEDDAEEIGREAGADLVGEQDDSNGEPNDASGEAAEENNANTLVEENLSDRSPHSESDSEAESFEGFAEEDQKEDIDEYYKALLDQEETAMGSSSNESDFEELSSIEVHYASSETTDMEWEEGRLSTGVLDDNESGSNAGFSSIIGEADMHEEPLIKSDAISGNCNHMIEDYHEVLQGLLEEKNQSFEGQLNDGGGSERDDAKQNFEIQESEQGYDRLSYDQLSYGDDAFEEDSDLSETDCIELSSSSAEEPIEELTETGVEIQEQSGVKAEDHDINSCLGDVESNCTSAETDETSGNQPKNTFQDDETSTLTGDQVSNASRDMRETDKPETIEGCTGSLDKENSETDQNVATSNAVLSQELTAMVAGNQMEETEQADDSKSSEQIQLSDEDAFKIEDHENCKKTEPFQLNDSAEVGNLSGGKYKKPKISTSIESKDQGDLRLNNRSGLSENSTGESHNMEMENNSEPDATETFMANNSISPGLKRKFSHGESNSKQELPDACNYRRGSKFKRLSVDEEEQRKYNPREPNYLPVVPDPEAEKVDLRHQMMDEKKNAEEWMLDFALQQAVTKLAPARKKKVALLVEAFEAVMPVPKCETSRRHTSAAFSQARPMQACS from the coding sequence ATGGTCCAAAGAAAGGTACCAAGCAAGCTTGGAATCCAAGCTGATCATGTTAAATTCGAGAAGCGGTTGGCGAACCTGAAAACATCTTCTCAGTTCCAGGATGGCAAACACAGGGGAGctgatttgaagaaaaaaatgaagaaatctaGATCAATCAAGCTTTCAGATATTGAGAGCTTGAGATCATCACCTTTGAGAAAGAACATATCCCAACCAGGaaagccaccaccaccatctctCAATGTTCCAAACACTGCAGCTTTTCCTCAGAAGCAGCCCATGAACAAAACAACTTATGGCTCACCAAACTATATGAAGCCCACCAGCTGTTCTGATGCAAGGAAGGAGCAATCCCAGGTTAGTGTTCGAAATTCTCCGACTATATATTCGGATAGTAAGAACGAGCACCAAAGAAATTCGAGCAGTTCAAAGCTTAGCTCTGCTTCTAATCATAAACCAGAAAGAACTTCAACAAGGACGTCTAGTTTGAAGCTGGTGAGAACTTTAATAAAGTCCCCCAGTTTTAAGCCAGCAAGAGGTTCGGCCAAAAAATCTTCCAGGGTTGCTCTTTGTGCAGATATGAATGTTCAGAGAGCAACTTGTTCTTCAACACTGAAGGATACAAAGTTTCCTGATTATCTGGTGATTAATCCTGGGGGAACTGAAGCTGAGGGGACTTCAGTCATGAAGGTTTGCCCATATACTTACTGTTCTCTTAATGGTCATCATCATTCGCCTGTGCCTCCATTGAAGTGTTTCTTGTCCGCAAAAAGACGTTCGTTGAAGACccagaagatgatgaagcggCAAGCTCTAAGTCCACGTGGAATGAAGCAATCTAATGATGGAGTAAAAGAAATTGATTTGCAGAGGATGTTGTTTGATGACAATGACAAAAATGCTGATCCTATGAAACATGAAGTGGGGTTGGATTTCTTTGTTGAAATCTATGCTACACGCAAGGAAGATGATGCTGAGGAAATTGGAAGGGAAGCTGGAGCTGATCTTGTAGGAGAACAAGATGATTCCAATGGTGAACCAAATGATGCAAGTGGTGAAGCAGCAGAAGAAAATAATGCGAACACCCTAGTTGAGGAGAATCTGTCGGATAGATCACCGCATTCTGAGAGTGACTCTGAGGCAGAAAGCTTTGAAGGCTTTGCTGAAGAAGACCAAAAAGAAGATATAGATGAATACTACAAAGCTCTGTTGGATCAAGAAGAAACTGCCATGGGAAGCAGTTCGAATGAGAGCGACTTTGAAGAACTTTCAAGCATCGAAGTGCATTATGCCAGTTCTGAAACTACTGACATGGAGTGGGAGGAAGGGCGATTGTCCACTGGAGTGCTTGATGATAATGAATCTGGATCAAATGCTGGGTTTTCATCAATAATTGGTGAGGCTGATATGCATGAAGAACCTCTGATCAAGTCTGATGCAATTTCTGGTAACTGCAATCATATGATAGAGGATTATCATGAAGTACTGCAAGGACTTTTGGAAGAGAAAAACCAGTCTTTTGAGGGACAACTCAATGATGGTGGCGGCAGTGAACGGGATGACGCTAAACAGAATTTTGAGATTCAAGAATCTGAACAAGGGTATGACAGATTGAGTTATGATCAACTTTCTTACGGCGATGATGCATTCGAAGAAGACAGTGACCTATCAGAGACAGATTGCATAGAGTTATCTTCATCTTCAGCAGAGGAGCCGATTGAGGAGCTAACAGAAACTGGTGTGGAAATTCAAGAGCAGAGTGGAGTTAAAGCAGAGGATCATGACATCAATTCTTGCCTCGGAGATGTTGAAAGCAACTGCACCAGTGCGGAGACTGATGAAACTTCAGGTAACCAACCCAAAAATACATTTCAAGATGATGAAACAAGTACATTGACAGGAGACCAAGTTTCTAATGCCTCTAGGGATATGAGGGAAACAGATAAGCCTGAAACAATTGAAGGATGCACCGGGAGCCTGGATAAAGAGAATTCGGAAACAGATCAAAATGTTGCAACCAGTAACGCTGTCTTGTCACAGGAACTCACTGCAATGGTCGCTGGGAATCAAATGGAAGAGACAGAGCAAGCTGATGACTCCAAATCATCAGAACAAATCCAGCTTTCTGATGAAGATGCTTTCAAGATTGAAGATCATGAAAACTGCAAGAAGACTGAACCCTTCCAGCTTAATGACAGTGCTGAAGTTGGCAACCTGTCTGGCGGGAAGTACAAGAagccaaaaatttcaacttccaTTGAATCTAAGGATCAGGGTGATTTAAGGCTGAACAACAGATCAGGTCTCTCAGAAAACAGCACAGGAGAATCACATAATATGGAAATGGAAAACAATTCAGAGCCAGATGCAACAGAAACTTTCATGGCCAATAATAGCATTAGCCCTGGGCTGAAGAGAAAATTTTCCCATGGAGAAAGCAATTCCAAGCAAGAACTTCCCGACGCCTGCAACTACCGAAGAGGAAGCAAATTCAAGAGACTTAGCGTGGATGAGGAGGAACAAAGGAAGTACAATCCAAGAGAACCAAATTATCTGCCTGTGGTTCCTGATCCTGAAGCAGAAAAGGTTGACCTCAGGCATCAGATGATGgacgaaaagaaaaatgcagagGAATGGATGCTTGACTTTGCACTCCAACAGGCCGTAACAAAACTTGCTCCagcgaggaagaagaaagtggcATTGCTTGTTGAAGCTTTCGAAGCAGTCATGCCAGTGCCCAAATGTGAAACAAGTCGCAGGCATACTTCAGCAGCCTTCAGTCAGGCAAGGCCTATGCAAGCTTGTAGCTGA
- the LOC18786473 gene encoding uncharacterized protein LOC18786473 isoform X3, giving the protein MKIEEKTRYNQHHTVGYREGVIAGKEASSQEGFNIGFKQSVLVGYNWGLVRGVTSALANLPDGLREKLIETEDQITGLQGLYESVHSLSTTDALRLFNDEIMDKKAGEQSENADTSSLEAGLPEQIPDRSGLRNHFAELRSLLLESPAIKVHLDR; this is encoded by the exons ATGAAGATAGAGGAGAAAACAAGATATAACCAACACCATACG GTGGGTTACCGTGAGGGTGTTATAGCAGGAAAAGAAGCTTCTTCGCAAGAGGGATTCAATATCGGCTTTAAGCAATCGGTCCTTGTTGGGTACAACTGGGGTCTTGTCAGAGGTGTTACAAG TGCTTTGGCTAACCTTCCAGATGGTTTAAGGGAGAAGTTGATTGAAACAGAAGACCAAATAACTGGATTGCAGGGATTGTATGAATCTGTGCATTCTCTTTCAACAACAGATGCCCTTAGATTATTTAATGATGAAATCATGGACAAAAAAGCTGGAGAACAGAGTGAGAATGCTGACACCAGTTCCCTTGAAGCTGGTTTGCCAGAGCAAATACCAGACCGTAGTGGTCTAAGAAATCACTTTGCAGAACTACGTTCACTTCTACTTGAATCTCCTGCAATTAAAGTACATCTAGATAGGTAG
- the LOC18786473 gene encoding uncharacterized protein LOC18786473 isoform X1, whose amino-acid sequence MEGRFADELYSESLQLSKLQLDPISNANSEQSNLRDLDRVELCRGDGSCDGFSDELDDTSEVTGEWMKIEEKTRYNQHHTVGYREGVIAGKEASSQEGFNIGFKQSVLVGYNWGLVRGVTSALANLPDGLREKLIETEDQITGLQGLYESVHSLSTTDALRLFNDEIMDKKAGEQSENADTSSLEAGLPEQIPDRSGLRNHFAELRSLLLESPAIKVHLDR is encoded by the exons ATGGAGGGCCGTTTTGCTGATGAGCTCTACTCAGAAAGTCTACAGCTATCAAAACTACAATTGGATCCTATATCCAATGCGAACAGTGAACAAAGTAATTTACGTG ACCTTGATAGGGTTGAGTTGTGTCGTGGAGATGGTTCTTGTGATGGTTTTTCTGATGAATTAGATGACACATCTGAGGTGACAGGGGAATGGATGAAGATAGAGGAGAAAACAAGATATAACCAACACCATACG GTGGGTTACCGTGAGGGTGTTATAGCAGGAAAAGAAGCTTCTTCGCAAGAGGGATTCAATATCGGCTTTAAGCAATCGGTCCTTGTTGGGTACAACTGGGGTCTTGTCAGAGGTGTTACAAG TGCTTTGGCTAACCTTCCAGATGGTTTAAGGGAGAAGTTGATTGAAACAGAAGACCAAATAACTGGATTGCAGGGATTGTATGAATCTGTGCATTCTCTTTCAACAACAGATGCCCTTAGATTATTTAATGATGAAATCATGGACAAAAAAGCTGGAGAACAGAGTGAGAATGCTGACACCAGTTCCCTTGAAGCTGGTTTGCCAGAGCAAATACCAGACCGTAGTGGTCTAAGAAATCACTTTGCAGAACTACGTTCACTTCTACTTGAATCTCCTGCAATTAAAGTACATCTAGATAGGTAG